In the genome of candidate division WOR-3 bacterium, the window GCCACGCGTTATTTTTGCTGGTACCACAACCCTACCCGTGATGTCGAAGACGCGGCAGTTTTTCCCTTTGGGCAACTGCAATGGACCGCGGATGACTGTCGGACCGGGAACGTAACTTTCTTTCACCGGGTTTACGACCGGCTGCTCTGCTATACCCCACGGATAGTGAAGCCAAGGGTCGAAGTCAACATAATCACTGACTGTATCGCCCATGCCGCCGGGATTCAGGGTTGGATGAAAAGGACCTGTTGAATCACCCCACCAGTTGCTTTCGGCAATAACGGTCATGTCCGGAATAGTATTGTAGACTCCATACCTGGTATTGCCTGAAATATTACTGTGGGCAATAGTGAGATCATAGCAATAGTATGCGCAGCGCACGCCATCAATCCCGTTATCAGAAAGAGTGCAGCTGTCAATAACGACATAGCCTTGGTACAGCATAATACCTCCGCCCGTGTTTTGCGATGCGTTACCGGTGATTATGTTGTTTATTGCCGTCAGCGAGTCACTGCAAATACAGATTCCACCACCACTTCCCCAGATACCTATTGTTGTATTCCCTGATATGATGTTATCGCGTATCAGGATATTGGATAAAATTGTGCAAATGCCGGCACCGTCCTCCGCAGAATTTGCCAATATTTCGTTATTACTGATCAGGGGAGAAGAAGCGTCATAGCAACAAATGCCGCCGCCCGAAGAGGGACTTCTGCCTGGACTAAGATCCTTTGTCGACCTCGGAGTAAACCGAGGATGGCAATCCAAGGCTGCATCGTGATGGCAGACATTGTCACTTATAGTATTGCCATTAATGTTGGGAGATGATAAATGCCAGCAAAGAATACCTCCACCAAACCATGCCAGATTGTAACTGATTACATTATTCGTTATTCTTGCGTATGAGTGATCGAGACAGAGAATACCGCCGCCGCCGAATGGGGTCTTGTTATATGATATAGTATTGTCTTCGATTATGGGGCTGGCGTAAGAAACACATGCGATGCCCGCCCCGCCAAGTGAGTAATTTGCCGCGATGTTTCGGGTAATGATATTTTCACATATATAGGGAGAGGAACTGTCACATAGAATCCCTCCAGCGAGATCCTGTCCGGAAGTGTAGCCTCGCTGGATCGTAAACCCTTTGATCATCGTGAGTGAGTCGACGCAGGTGGTGACCGTAATGACACGGCCGGCACTGTCACCATCTATGACCGTTGAATCCGGGCCGAACTCGCTGATTAGATCTATCCCGTGAACATTTGGCCAGATGATATTCTCAAAATAGGTACCCGGGCCGACAAGCACAGTGTCGTCTGCGGTACAGCCATTGAGTGCAACTTGAATCGAATTGAGCGTGGAATCGGGATGGACATACCAGATGGTAGCGTGGGCTGTAGCGAATAACAGCAGACAGGTCAATGCGGCAATCGGCAGCTTGAAGCATTTCATACTCCTCCTCTACAAATGTGGTGTCAGTTCATAAACAAGTAATATCTACCTCTATATGATACTTTGGAAATGGCAAAATGTCAAGATGGGGCAAATACGATCCAATCTCGGCGCGTGACAATAGCAGCCAGGTTGCCAACACCAGTGTGCGTTGACACTAACTCTTATCTATTTATAATTGATCACATGTAGCAATTTGAGGCATAGAATGACTATGAAGATGTTTGTAAATCACAATAATCAAGCACACGCTGAATTGATATTCATTGTCCTTTTTACATCAGTCGTGCTTTCCGCCATTTCCTGCAATCGCGGCAGGTATGGCGAGATAGTTGACTATCGCAAAGGAATGAGCATGCCCAGCTGGCAGAGCTATGAGTATTTGGACAGCAGGGTAATTGAATCAATGCTTGTCTTGACAGAGACCGGGGCAGACCACATCGCAGTTGTTCCGACCTGGTATCAGGAATCCGCGGAAAGTCACTCTATCTATCCGACAGTTAACACACCGGTGGACAGCGCGGTTATCCACGTCATTATGGAGGCGAAGGCATTAGGGTATGAAGTGATGCTAAAACCTCATGTGGATGTTGAGGATGGTACATTCAGGGGCGACATTTCTCCCGGCGATATCAATGCCTGGTTTAACTCTTACG includes:
- a CDS encoding right-handed parallel beta-helix repeat-containing protein; amino-acid sequence: MKCFKLPIAALTCLLLFATAHATIWYVHPDSTLNSIQVALNGCTADDTVLVGPGTYFENIIWPNVHGIDLISEFGPDSTVIDGDSAGRVITVTTCVDSLTMIKGFTIQRGYTSGQDLAGGILCDSSSPYICENIITRNIAANYSLGGAGIACVSYASPIIEDNTISYNKTPFGGGGILCLDHSYARITNNVISYNLAWFGGGILCWHLSSPNINGNTISDNVCHHDAALDCHPRFTPRSTKDLSPGRSPSSGGGICCYDASSPLISNNEILANSAEDGAGICTILSNILIRDNIISGNTTIGIWGSGGGICICSDSLTAINNIITGNASQNTGGGIMLYQGYVVIDSCTLSDNGIDGVRCAYYCYDLTIAHSNISGNTRYGVYNTIPDMTVIAESNWWGDSTGPFHPTLNPGGMGDTVSDYVDFDPWLHYPWGIAEQPVVNPVKESYVPGPTVIRGPLQLPKGKNCRVFDITGRVVVPAKITRGVYFIEIDGVVTQKVIKIQ